One region of Gloeocapsopsis sp. IPPAS B-1203 genomic DNA includes:
- a CDS encoding protein-glutamate O-methyltransferase CheR — MNELEDIEIRLLLEGIFHYYGFDFRRYAPVAIKRRIQNILYLEQLATVSALQEKVLHDRTFLEQFLNYMTVNVTAMFRDPQFYLTFRHKVIPLLRTYPFIRVWCAGCSTGEEVYSLAILLYEENLYHRCRIYATDINETVLRNAQAGIFPLRLMQEYTQSYLQAGGKQSFSEYYTAAYDHAILRAFLKENIVFSQHNLICDRSFNEFNAILCRNVLIYFNQSLQQQVHQLLYDSLCLFGILGLGNQESLNLSHQERYYKQLAGRERLYQKIS, encoded by the coding sequence ATGAATGAACTGGAAGACATTGAAATTCGGCTACTGCTAGAGGGGATTTTTCATTACTATGGTTTTGATTTTCGTCGTTATGCCCCTGTTGCTATCAAGCGTCGCATTCAGAATATTTTATATTTGGAGCAGTTAGCAACTGTTTCAGCACTGCAAGAAAAAGTTTTACACGATCGTACTTTTCTAGAACAATTTCTGAACTACATGACAGTCAATGTCACTGCAATGTTTAGAGATCCTCAGTTCTATCTCACTTTTAGACACAAAGTTATCCCTTTACTAAGAACTTATCCTTTTATTCGCGTTTGGTGTGCGGGATGTTCAACTGGGGAAGAAGTGTATTCGCTAGCAATTTTACTTTACGAAGAAAATCTTTATCACCGCTGTCGTATTTATGCAACCGACATTAATGAAACTGTATTAAGAAATGCCCAAGCAGGAATCTTCCCTTTGAGACTGATGCAAGAATACACCCAGTCTTATTTACAAGCAGGAGGTAAACAGTCATTTTCAGAGTATTATACTGCAGCGTACGATCATGCAATTCTGCGTGCATTTCTCAAAGAGAACATTGTCTTTTCCCAACACAACTTAATATGCGATCGCTCTTTCAACGAATTTAATGCAATTTTGTGCCGTAATGTGCTGATCTACTTTAATCAATCGCTACAACAGCAAGTCCACCAACTTCTGTATGATAGCTTATGCTTATTTGGTATTCTCGGATTGGGAAATCAAGAATCGCTCAATTTGAGTCACCAAGAAAGATACTATAAACAATTAGCGGGCCGAGAGCGACTTTATCAAAAAATTAGTTAG
- a CDS encoding ATP-binding protein, translated as MPSEPKVNILMVDDHPENLLALEAILEGLGQNLVKAHSGMEALRCLLNQDFAVILLDVQMPDMDGFETATLIRQRARSHSTPIIFLTAFSTSDTLQMRGYSLGAVDYLFKPIQPEILTSKVSVFVELYQKTAQIEQQAAELKKSEERFRRLSASSPVGIFLLDTSARCTYMNSRCQVICGCTLEQITQNWWQIIHPEERDRVLAEWLACFHAGQEYANELRIQTQDTLRWVHLRSSPMLCDKGEVIGYVGTLEDISDRKQAEAERSKLIYEQAARAEAESANRMKDEFLAVLSHELRTPLNSILGWAGLLRTRKFDEKTVAKALETIERNAKSQAQLIEDILDISRIIQGKLRLHLCPVNLIPIIEAAINAVRPAAEAKAIQLEACFDTPKFVCADPERLQQVIWNLLTNAIKFTPERGIVEVRLESVDAAYTQIHVRDTGIGINPEFLPYVFDTFRQGDSTTTRSHGGLGLGLGIVRHLVELHHGTVAVSSAGEGQGATFTVRLPVLEKVEGEPLKSLPSLS; from the coding sequence ATGCCATCGGAACCGAAAGTTAATATTCTTATGGTAGACGACCATCCAGAGAATCTCTTGGCACTAGAGGCTATTTTAGAGGGATTGGGGCAAAATCTTGTCAAAGCCCATTCAGGGATGGAAGCACTGCGTTGCCTGTTGAATCAAGATTTTGCAGTGATTTTATTAGATGTCCAAATGCCAGATATGGACGGTTTTGAGACTGCTACACTCATTCGCCAAAGGGCGCGATCGCACTCTACGCCAATTATTTTCCTGACAGCATTTAGCACTAGCGACACGCTACAAATGCGGGGTTATTCGCTAGGAGCAGTAGATTATTTATTTAAACCAATTCAACCAGAAATCTTAACTTCTAAAGTTTCAGTATTTGTTGAACTGTACCAAAAAACTGCACAAATTGAACAGCAAGCTGCAGAACTTAAAAAAAGTGAAGAACGTTTTCGGCGTTTAAGTGCAAGTTCTCCAGTAGGCATTTTTTTGTTGGATACCTCAGCACGCTGTACGTATATGAACTCGCGCTGTCAAGTCATTTGTGGATGTACTTTAGAACAAATCACTCAAAATTGGTGGCAAATTATTCATCCTGAAGAACGCGATCGTGTACTTGCTGAATGGTTAGCGTGTTTTCATGCTGGACAAGAATACGCAAACGAGTTGCGCATCCAAACTCAGGATACTTTACGTTGGGTACATTTACGCTCATCACCGATGCTTTGTGACAAAGGTGAAGTGATTGGTTATGTCGGGACTTTAGAAGACATTAGCGATCGCAAGCAAGCTGAAGCCGAACGCAGTAAACTCATCTACGAGCAAGCTGCACGTGCTGAAGCGGAAAGTGCTAACCGGATGAAAGATGAATTTTTAGCTGTGCTATCACACGAACTCCGCACTCCGCTAAACTCTATCTTAGGCTGGGCAGGTCTTTTACGTACGCGCAAATTTGATGAAAAAACTGTTGCTAAAGCTCTAGAGACCATCGAACGCAATGCCAAATCACAAGCTCAGTTGATCGAAGACATCCTTGATATTTCCCGAATTATTCAAGGTAAACTCCGCTTGCATCTTTGTCCAGTCAATTTAATCCCAATTATTGAAGCAGCAATCAACGCAGTACGTCCAGCGGCTGAAGCAAAAGCAATTCAACTTGAGGCTTGTTTTGATACACCAAAGTTTGTCTGTGCCGATCCAGAACGTTTGCAACAAGTGATCTGGAATTTACTCACAAATGCCATTAAATTTACTCCTGAACGAGGCATCGTTGAGGTTCGTCTGGAAAGTGTTGATGCCGCCTATACTCAAATTCATGTCCGAGACACTGGAATTGGAATTAACCCTGAGTTTCTTCCTTACGTATTCGATACCTTTCGCCAAGGAGATAGCACTACAACGCGCAGCCACGGTGGACTTGGCTTAGGATTAGGAATCGTGCGTCATTTAGTAGAACTACATCACGGTACGGTAGCTGTCAGTAGTGCTGGGGAAGGACAAGGTGCAACTTTCACCGTCAGGCTACCTGTACTAGAAAAAGTAGAAGGTGAGCCACTCAAATCACTACCATCACTTTCCTAA
- a CDS encoding sugar transferase, whose product MTSTTSLSLNKLDLRAPVFTRLRRGTGVRWLRVITLMSLDVTMLYTAWHLAEKLGTPADSPWSTAYNPFYILPILATEVGLIAAKKLYDARQERRDYFNLVKALTISHLLLLLVAFFYQPGGIVSRSTFILSWALSVSLTFIARFTFDSTVEYVRKQGAVCYRTFIISRPEDKEKANRLIARENCYKILGWADVGALVADKENLDATIEQICSLGVSEVFVCSWASIKSRMFLYWKLRNAGITLHILPIDVDLEGIQRNLELKMVGGLPALKLSPPLITGSDFLMKRCFDFVCATSFVLLASPLYLLIALLIKIDSPGPIFYKQTRIGLHGKPFKVWKFRTMVVNADKLQKELEARNENKDGILFKIKDDPRITSVGKFLRRYSLDELPQLFNVMFGEMSLVGPRPLPVRDVEKFSEHHFIRQEVLPGISGLWQVSGRSDITDFEQVIRLDVTYMENWSLWLDMQILLQTVMVIVGKKGAY is encoded by the coding sequence ATGACGTCTACGACTTCCTTATCACTGAATAAATTAGATTTACGCGCTCCCGTATTCACTAGACTAAGGCGCGGCACAGGTGTTAGGTGGTTACGTGTAATAACATTGATGTCGCTCGATGTCACTATGTTGTATACAGCGTGGCATCTAGCGGAAAAGCTTGGCACCCCAGCAGATTCACCCTGGAGTACAGCATACAATCCGTTTTATATCTTGCCGATCCTCGCAACTGAAGTTGGTTTAATTGCAGCAAAAAAATTATATGATGCAAGGCAAGAGCGGCGCGACTACTTTAATCTTGTCAAAGCATTAACAATCTCACACTTACTGCTACTGTTGGTTGCATTTTTCTACCAGCCTGGTGGTATTGTTTCTCGTTCTACGTTCATTTTGTCGTGGGCATTGAGCGTATCACTGACGTTTATTGCTCGCTTTACATTTGATAGCACAGTTGAGTATGTCCGCAAGCAAGGTGCTGTTTGCTATCGAACGTTTATCATTTCTCGACCAGAAGACAAAGAGAAGGCAAATCGACTTATCGCCAGAGAAAATTGCTACAAAATCTTGGGATGGGCGGATGTAGGTGCTTTGGTAGCAGACAAAGAGAACTTAGATGCAACAATCGAGCAGATTTGTAGTCTAGGAGTCTCGGAAGTCTTTGTTTGCTCGTGGGCATCGATCAAAAGCCGAATGTTTCTCTACTGGAAACTACGTAATGCAGGCATTACCCTACATATTTTGCCCATAGATGTTGATTTAGAAGGAATTCAAAGAAACTTAGAACTCAAGATGGTGGGAGGATTGCCAGCACTTAAGCTATCTCCACCATTAATTACTGGTAGTGACTTTTTAATGAAGCGTTGCTTCGACTTTGTCTGTGCAACTAGCTTTGTTTTACTAGCATCACCGCTTTACCTTTTGATTGCGTTACTGATTAAAATAGATTCTCCTGGTCCCATCTTCTACAAGCAGACTCGCATTGGTCTACATGGTAAACCATTCAAGGTTTGGAAGTTCCGGACGATGGTTGTCAATGCAGACAAGTTGCAAAAGGAACTTGAAGCAAGAAATGAAAACAAAGATGGAATTCTTTTCAAGATTAAAGACGATCCTCGGATTACTAGTGTTGGTAAGTTTCTCCGTCGTTACAGCTTAGATGAGTTACCACAACTGTTTAATGTGATGTTTGGCGAAATGAGCTTAGTTGGTCCTCGTCCTTTACCAGTGCGAGATGTTGAGAAGTTTTCAGAACACCACTTTATTCGCCAAGAAGTTCTACCAGGAATTTCAGGATTATGGCAAGTTTCTGGAAGGTCAGATATTACTGACTTTGAACAAGTGATTCGCTTAGATGTCACTTACATGGAAAACTGGTCTTTGTGGTTAGATATGCAAATCTTGCTGCAAACTGTGATGGTGATTGTCGGTAAGAAAGGTGCTTATTAA
- a CDS encoding putative PEP-binding protein translates to MEKIYWLEQIHSEHTLVGVQALQLSQLLQRGYPVKPGFVVTQVGREFSDRLFSSSEMTELFDTYFHLDVDDWQQLQQVAQKLRQAIQKFSVTDLSEAIAVAANSWHVPVLIFYPEVLLPEDTLQNQQNVLLAQVSSNNSEAIAQKLLQMWSQLFSAKNLFYWRHLGIELRQLDIAVLVQPLHNALASGVLKCQVTQLEIQATYGLGLAITRGEVIPDSYLVGDGTVRSQLGHKTIAYGIADLPLPAQFTHLIPFAHQDELQVYLLNKQQYALQEQELQQLIRLGQESSTTHAAIAYEWAFEFRDTDTPQLVITQCHNVPIGTQSPSPSLLQGLAAAPGHLIAPAYVVSNLEQKPSYLPPGVIIVATTISPDWLPLLQHAAGFVTERGGLTSHSAILARELGIPAVVSVSHATEIIQTNDLIDLDGRRGEIRLGQSGNKPDQAFSQPINPTLHTSHIPTVPIATQILVNFSQPHLLDKVPNLPVDGLGLLRSEMMLLNMLEKEHLQAWLPQHKQQLLERWQGCISQFVKAFAPKPVFYRSLDWRSPEFQLLSNSVFGRNRILSYLQDPTLFDLELTVLAAVRQSGYDNVHLILPFIRTVEEFVFCRQRVEQVGLTQSPHFQLWIMAEVPSVLFLLPEYVKAGVQGVSIGTNDLTQLLLGVDRDLGLTTVFNARHPVVMQAIAQIILQAKQARIPCSICGQAPVLYPEIIDSLVRWGITAISVEADAVEQTYHAIARAEQRLLLEHARHQLQPENSKFATENIGENLKY, encoded by the coding sequence GTGGAAAAAATATACTGGCTGGAGCAAATTCATTCGGAACACACTTTAGTAGGCGTTCAAGCGTTACAACTTAGCCAGTTACTACAACGTGGCTATCCAGTCAAACCAGGTTTTGTGGTGACTCAGGTAGGGCGAGAATTTTCAGATCGTCTTTTCAGTTCATCTGAAATGACTGAACTGTTTGATACTTATTTTCACCTTGATGTTGATGATTGGCAGCAATTGCAGCAGGTAGCACAAAAATTACGTCAAGCAATTCAAAAATTCTCAGTAACTGATCTGAGTGAGGCGATCGCAGTAGCGGCGAATAGTTGGCACGTACCAGTACTAATTTTTTATCCTGAAGTTTTGTTGCCAGAAGACACACTACAAAATCAGCAAAACGTGTTGCTAGCGCAAGTCAGTAGTAATAATTCAGAAGCAATCGCCCAAAAATTGCTGCAAATGTGGAGTCAACTATTCAGTGCTAAAAATTTATTCTATTGGCGGCATCTTGGTATTGAATTACGGCAACTTGATATTGCTGTTCTCGTGCAACCATTGCATAATGCGCTCGCATCAGGCGTATTAAAGTGTCAAGTTACTCAGTTAGAAATTCAAGCAACTTATGGTTTAGGGCTAGCAATTACTCGTGGAGAAGTTATTCCCGACTCTTATCTAGTCGGTGATGGCACAGTGCGATCGCAATTGGGTCATAAAACAATTGCTTATGGTATTGCTGACTTACCATTACCTGCACAATTCACACATCTTATCCCTTTTGCTCATCAAGATGAATTGCAAGTCTATTTACTCAACAAACAACAATATGCGCTGCAAGAGCAGGAATTACAACAACTCATTCGTCTTGGGCAAGAATCAAGCACAACACATGCAGCAATAGCTTACGAGTGGGCATTTGAGTTCAGAGATACCGATACTCCACAGTTGGTCATTACACAATGCCACAATGTTCCAATTGGAACTCAATCACCTTCTCCCTCATTGCTACAAGGGCTAGCAGCAGCACCAGGGCACTTGATCGCACCTGCCTATGTTGTCAGCAATCTTGAACAAAAACCGTCATACTTGCCCCCAGGAGTGATTATTGTCGCCACCACAATCTCACCTGATTGGTTGCCTTTATTACAACACGCTGCTGGCTTTGTGACTGAACGCGGAGGTTTAACTTCGCATAGTGCTATTTTGGCAAGAGAGCTTGGAATTCCAGCAGTCGTGAGTGTATCTCATGCCACTGAGATAATTCAAACCAATGACTTGATTGATTTAGATGGAAGGCGCGGTGAAATTCGTTTAGGACAGTCTGGCAACAAGCCCGATCAAGCATTTTCTCAACCAATCAATCCAACACTGCATACCTCTCATATTCCTACAGTGCCTATTGCAACTCAAATCCTCGTCAACTTCAGTCAGCCGCATTTGTTAGATAAAGTGCCAAATCTACCAGTTGATGGCTTGGGTTTATTACGTTCTGAGATGATGCTACTGAACATGCTAGAGAAAGAACATTTACAAGCATGGTTGCCACAGCATAAACAACAATTACTCGAACGTTGGCAAGGATGCATTTCTCAATTTGTCAAAGCGTTTGCTCCTAAACCTGTTTTTTATCGTTCGCTCGATTGGCGATCGCCAGAGTTTCAATTACTGTCTAATTCTGTGTTTGGTCGCAATCGTATTTTGAGCTATTTGCAAGATCCAACACTATTTGATTTGGAACTCACCGTTTTAGCGGCTGTACGCCAATCCGGTTACGATAACGTTCACTTAATTTTGCCATTTATCCGTACTGTTGAGGAATTTGTCTTTTGTCGTCAGCGCGTTGAGCAAGTTGGATTAACTCAATCTCCACATTTTCAGCTATGGATTATGGCAGAAGTCCCATCAGTGTTGTTTTTGCTTCCGGAATATGTTAAAGCTGGCGTCCAAGGGGTTTCCATTGGTACAAATGATTTAACTCAGTTACTACTTGGAGTTGATCGCGACTTGGGATTAACAACTGTATTTAATGCTCGCCATCCAGTTGTGATGCAGGCGATCGCCCAAATTATTCTCCAAGCAAAACAAGCACGCATTCCTTGCTCTATCTGTGGTCAAGCACCTGTACTGTATCCCGAAATCATTGACTCTTTGGTACGTTGGGGCATTACTGCCATTTCTGTAGAAGCAGACGCTGTTGAACAAACGTATCATGCGATCGCCCGCGCCGAACAACGCTTGCTATTAGAACACGCTCGTCACCAATTACAACCAGAAAATAGCAAGTTTGCTACAGAAAATATAGGGGAAAATCTGAAATATTAG
- a CDS encoding CHASE domain-containing protein — MEPDLSSSRQPRRTWIPYFVLVVTLLLTAIATFYVALTARTKDQLRFDNAVEFTKDDIKNSLDTYISLLRGGSGLFAASDQVTREDFRAYVQQLELRDRYPGIQGIGFSLKTTSDQNALITQLRQQGIQINIRPKYPRSEYHSIIYLEPLDQRNEAAIGFDMFTEKVRRAAMERARDTGTAAASGKVTLVQEIDNYKQAGFLIYFPIYRNGSKLETVAQRQTALEGFVYSPFRVEDLLRDVISEEQHSYVDFQVYDGTKIIPQNLLHSSNDNNDNYRSRLTTTTTINIAGRTWSLVFSTRPEFASASEAGLVPYIFCGGVAVSMVLFGLTRSQARAKVAAETAVAQMHQSQAALRTSESRFRCLIEANIIGIITADLDGKIIEANDAFLNMVGYQRDQLQELRWDTLTPPEYHHLDQHASQEIRTLGACHPFEKEYIRKDGSRIPVLLGGATVEGAQNICIAFVLDLTERKHLEDTLRHQTEELAEANRLKDDFLAVVSHELRTPLNAILGWVQLLRSRRMDEAKADKALEVIERNAKVQTQLIEDLLDTSRLMRGQLYLQMCPVDMAEAIAEAIDSVQPAAAAKNIQINSAIAAAIGIVWGDRDRLRQIIWNLLSNAVKFTPDGGQVEVKLNCIDQFLEIQVSDTGIGISPEFLPYVFDRFRQAERATTRSSSGLGLGLAIVRQLVELHGGTVRASSAGFGRGATFIVKLPLWNSPQKKVITEDLLAPKQTRRRIIH, encoded by the coding sequence ATGGAACCGGATTTATCATCATCACGCCAGCCGCGTCGCACTTGGATTCCTTATTTTGTCTTGGTAGTAACCTTGTTACTCACTGCAATTGCGACTTTTTACGTTGCACTGACAGCGAGAACGAAAGATCAGTTACGTTTTGACAATGCAGTTGAGTTTACCAAAGATGATATTAAAAATAGTTTAGATACTTATATTTCACTGCTAAGGGGTGGAAGCGGTTTATTTGCAGCCAGCGATCAAGTCACTCGCGAGGATTTTCGTGCTTATGTACAACAGTTAGAGTTACGCGATCGCTATCCAGGAATTCAAGGTATCGGTTTTTCTCTTAAAACGACATCTGATCAGAATGCCCTCATTACTCAACTGCGTCAACAAGGAATACAAATTAACATTCGCCCCAAATACCCGCGTAGCGAGTATCACTCAATTATTTACCTCGAACCGTTAGATCAAAGAAACGAAGCGGCTATTGGGTTTGATATGTTTACTGAAAAAGTCCGTCGTGCAGCAATGGAACGGGCGCGTGACACTGGTACTGCAGCCGCATCAGGCAAAGTAACTCTTGTACAAGAAATTGATAACTATAAACAAGCAGGCTTTCTCATTTACTTTCCTATATATAGAAATGGTTCTAAATTGGAAACAGTGGCGCAAAGGCAAACCGCATTAGAGGGATTTGTTTATAGTCCTTTTCGTGTAGAAGACTTGCTGCGCGATGTGATTAGCGAAGAGCAACACTCTTATGTAGACTTTCAAGTCTATGATGGAACCAAAATTATTCCTCAAAATTTGCTGCATAGCTCGAATGACAACAACGATAACTATCGATCGCGCTTAACAACAACGACAACTATTAATATTGCTGGGCGAACCTGGAGTTTGGTGTTCAGTACACGCCCTGAGTTTGCTAGTGCTTCAGAAGCAGGGTTAGTACCATATATTTTCTGTGGGGGAGTCGCGGTTAGTATGGTGCTATTCGGACTAACGCGATCGCAAGCCCGCGCTAAAGTTGCAGCTGAAACAGCTGTTGCTCAAATGCACCAATCGCAAGCAGCACTGCGGACGAGTGAATCGCGTTTTCGCTGTTTAATAGAGGCTAACATTATTGGCATTATTACTGCTGATTTAGACGGCAAAATTATCGAAGCAAATGACGCCTTTTTAAATATGGTGGGATACCAACGCGATCAACTGCAAGAACTTCGCTGGGATACATTGACACCGCCTGAATATCATCATTTAGATCAGCACGCAAGTCAAGAAATTAGGACGCTGGGAGCTTGTCATCCGTTTGAAAAAGAATATATTCGTAAAGATGGCAGTCGTATTCCTGTTTTACTAGGTGGTGCAACAGTCGAAGGCGCTCAAAATATTTGTATTGCTTTTGTGTTGGATTTAACAGAGCGTAAGCACTTAGAAGATACTTTACGACATCAAACTGAAGAACTTGCAGAAGCTAACCGCTTGAAAGATGACTTTTTAGCTGTTGTATCACACGAACTCCGCACGCCTTTAAATGCCATCCTCGGCTGGGTACAATTGTTACGTAGTCGCCGGATGGATGAAGCAAAGGCTGATAAAGCCTTAGAAGTGATTGAGCGCAATGCCAAAGTGCAAACACAACTTATTGAAGATTTATTAGATACTTCTCGCTTAATGCGTGGTCAATTATACTTACAGATGTGCCCTGTAGACATGGCAGAAGCGATTGCTGAGGCAATTGACTCTGTACAACCAGCTGCCGCAGCTAAGAACATTCAGATTAACAGCGCGATCGCTGCTGCGATTGGCATAGTTTGGGGCGATCGCGATCGCTTACGACAAATTATCTGGAATTTACTATCAAATGCAGTCAAATTTACTCCTGATGGTGGTCAAGTAGAAGTCAAACTGAATTGCATCGATCAGTTTCTTGAAATTCAAGTCAGCGACACAGGAATTGGCATTAGCCCTGAGTTTTTGCCCTATGTCTTTGATCGCTTCCGACAAGCTGAAAGGGCGACGACTCGCTCTAGCAGTGGCTTAGGGCTAGGACTCGCGATTGTTCGTCAACTGGTAGAATTGCATGGTGGTACTGTTCGTGCTAGTAGTGCTGGATTTGGACGCGGAGCAACTTTCATTGTCAAACTACCTTTGTGGAATAGCCCTCAAAAAAAAGTCATCACAGAAGATCTGTTAGCGCCTAAGCAAACACGAAGGAGAATAATACATTGA
- a CDS encoding MgtC/SapB family protein → MTSTYFVSPNDIPSVVFRVCVALIVGAIIGLERQLRNKPAGLRTHMLVSFGSALFVLIPLQMGVHSDSPDAVSRVIQGVAAGIGFLGAGEILRATRDQDGELANIRGLTSAAAIWVSAALGVVSGCGLWQLSLISAILGLLVLRVFKQIERRL, encoded by the coding sequence TTGACAAGTACTTACTTTGTTTCTCCTAATGACATACCGAGTGTTGTTTTTAGAGTATGTGTTGCGCTAATTGTAGGAGCAATCATTGGCTTAGAGCGTCAACTACGTAATAAACCAGCAGGTTTAAGAACTCATATGCTTGTGAGTTTTGGTTCTGCTTTATTTGTCCTAATTCCCCTACAAATGGGGGTACATTCAGATAGCCCTGATGCAGTTAGCCGTGTTATTCAAGGTGTTGCGGCTGGTATTGGTTTTCTTGGTGCTGGAGAGATTCTACGTGCGACGCGCGATCAAGATGGCGAACTTGCTAATATTCGCGGGTTAACTTCTGCTGCTGCGATTTGGGTTTCTGCGGCTTTAGGAGTTGTGTCTGGATGTGGATTGTGGCAATTGAGTTTAATTAGTGCGATTCTCGGTTTACTCGTGCTGAGGGTTTTTAAGCAAATTGAACGAAGACTTTAA
- the recF gene encoding DNA replication/repair protein RecF, with protein MYLKTLHLQQFRNYQEQWVNFLAPKTILVGNNAQGKSNLLEAVELLATLRSHRSTRDRDLVREGELMSKVSATLERQTGITDLSLTLRRNGRRTVALNSENIRRQMDFLGILNAVQFSSLDLDLVRGGPDQRRTWLDTLLIQLEPVYAHILQQYNQVLRQRNALLKKIQSSDGQSLEELTVWNEQLVSAGIRVIRRRSRAIALLAPVAANWHESISGSTEVLQVKYAPNVVTDDHFDELQQAFIEKISSRAIAEQHQGTTLVGPHRDEVELTINQTPARAYGSQGQQRTLVLALKLAELKLIEEVVGESPLLLLDDVLAELDLHRQNQLLDAIQDRFQTLITTTHLGSFDAQWLKASQILHVQAGGITSG; from the coding sequence ATGTACCTAAAAACCTTACATCTACAGCAATTTCGTAACTATCAAGAGCAGTGGGTTAATTTTTTGGCTCCAAAAACAATTTTGGTAGGGAATAACGCGCAAGGTAAGTCAAATTTATTAGAGGCGGTAGAATTACTGGCAACATTGCGATCGCATCGCAGCACACGCGATCGCGATTTGGTTCGTGAAGGAGAATTGATGAGTAAAGTTAGTGCCACATTAGAGCGTCAAACTGGTATCACTGACTTATCGCTCACTCTCCGCCGTAATGGTAGACGAACTGTTGCGCTCAACAGCGAAAATATTAGGCGACAGATGGACTTTTTGGGTATTCTCAATGCAGTACAGTTTTCTAGTCTTGATTTAGATTTAGTTCGTGGTGGCCCCGATCAGCGTCGCACTTGGCTGGATACATTGTTGATTCAGTTAGAGCCTGTGTATGCGCATATCTTGCAACAGTATAATCAAGTGTTGCGACAGCGCAATGCTTTATTAAAAAAAATTCAGAGTTCAGATGGACAGAGTTTAGAAGAACTAACAGTCTGGAATGAGCAATTAGTTAGTGCAGGTATTAGAGTGATTAGAAGGCGATCGCGGGCGATCGCACTTTTGGCTCCGGTTGCGGCTAATTGGCACGAAAGTATTAGTGGTAGCACTGAAGTTTTGCAGGTTAAATACGCACCCAATGTAGTCACAGACGATCATTTCGATGAGTTACAGCAAGCATTTATCGAAAAGATTTCCAGTAGAGCGATCGCCGAACAACACCAAGGAACAACATTAGTTGGTCCTCATCGCGATGAAGTAGAATTGACAATTAATCAAACACCAGCACGCGCCTACGGTTCTCAAGGACAGCAACGAACTTTAGTTCTCGCACTTAAACTCGCAGAACTGAAATTAATTGAAGAAGTGGTTGGGGAATCACCTCTACTCCTACTCGATGACGTTTTAGCTGAACTCGATCTTCATCGTCAAAATCAGTTACTTGATGCCATTCAAGATCGATTTCAAACTTTGATTACGACTACTCACTTAGGCTCATTTGATGCTCAGTGGCTCAAAGCATCTCAAATTCTGCACGTTCAAGCAGGAGGAATAACGAGTGGCTAG